From Erigeron canadensis isolate Cc75 chromosome 5, C_canadensis_v1, whole genome shotgun sequence:
actttttgtttttttgtttggaaCAGCCCTTCTTGACTTACTAATGGACTTAATTTTTCCCTCGTGCACAGCTTTTCACACCCTGTTAAATTCAATATAGCAAGACGAGTAAGACCTCCAAGGGTTACGTGAGTCAGACTTCTACAATCCCAGAGAATCAAAATCTCAAGAAAACGGAGTCGATAGATATTGCGGATTTCGCGTAGATCTTTTGAGCTTCTAAGATTCAATATCTTGAGTGAAGGAAGCTCCTGTTTCCAAAGTAATATGAATTATGCAAACTATAGCACCAATTAATAACCATGAAAAATCAAGGAACAAGGTAAAATTAGAAGATGCCGTGTTCTCTACCCCAGGTGGTTCAAATTCTTCCAAACAGCTATAGCTCATATCTATAGCCACCAAGTTTTCCATGCACAAGTTGGAGGGTATGGCTCGTAAACCAAATCCAATCCAGCAGAGCCATCTTAACTGTTGTGAAATATTCTCGTACGGTCCAGTGAGACCCACCCAGCTTAGCTGGagcaattttaatttttccatCTTCTTAAATGACTCTGTAGTTAGGTCTGATGACTGCAAATATAACATTGAAGAATATGATGCCCACTAAGAGTATTTAACCCACAAGTTGGTAAATATCATACACTAGCTTATGAAAGCTCTATTACCTTATATGCATGCTGCTCTATTCCTTGATTTAGCAGGTTCATGTCAAGAGCTAGACCTTCGATTTTCCTTGAACCCTAAGGAGAAAGATAACAAATGTAAGACATGTAAGATAAAATTGTTGAAAATTAGTAATTCCTTAATCCATGGTGTTAGATAAAACTATGAAATAGTTTGTGTAATTAGTGTATAGCATAGAAAAAGTGAAAAGGTATGACTCTTGGTATAGAGACATAACCAAATGGTAGGAAAGATAACCGAATAGAAGAAAAGGATGCAATGGTTCATTAAGGGGTACAAATGAACAAACACAACCATTCACTTCCACCTTTTcgtaatctatatatatgtaatagttATGTAACAAACAACATAACATTGTATTCTCCTATCAGAATTCTCTGTCCATAAAAGTGTGTTATTATCAAAGTCTCTAGAAACATATTGTTTCATCTATTCTTGTTTATACCAAAATAAAGTATTATTGGTTGATTATCAAAAGATCCGTATTCGGCCAACAAAAATAAGTTGCAATTAATATCTTATCATACCTTTCCTTTTTTCAATATATCATAAGAATCTTCGTCTTTCCAAACTCTACTACGTTTCGCAGGGTTTTCGGGTGACTCTTTATAGACAATTGTTCTTGCCATTTCTTGAAGCATCCTGTGCATCATCAGTTTTTTGTTTGGTGAAACGGAAAGAAGGCAGCTTTCAAAGAGGGTTTCTATTCCAGACAAAGCCGAGTAATCAGGCTCTAATATCTTTTCAACATAATCTCTGTCTTTGCCAACAAAGAAACAAGCAATATGCAAAAACAAACTTCTGTGAGAGTGAAGTGGCAATGACTCGTAGCTCCCTATGAGTACATCAAGAATTCTAGCATGAAGCTCTTTTTCAAACGAAGTCAATCTACTATCCCAAAATTGCTTGTTCTTCCGAGATAAAGAGGCACCCAATACTTCAAGAGCAAGTGGATTTCCTCCACAATAACTTAGTGCCTTGTCAACTAGATGGTCATAACCTTCCGGAACTTTGGATCCAAAAGCATGATGCCTTAACAGCTCTAACGAATTATTCTTATCAAGTGATTTCATTTCGAGTTCCTGACACCTCCAAGAAGTTAACTGATCAAACCATTTATGTGGATTACTTTGTTTTGTTGTTATTATAATCTTGCATTGTGTTTCAATTCCAGTTCCAAGTAATTCAAACAAGTGGCTTGGTTCAACAATGTTATCAAGAACAATGAGTGCCTTTTCTGTTTGTAGGGCATTTTCAATCTTACGCGTACCTTGCCAAACACTAGgtatctttttcttcttgccTTGAAAAATATCCCCGAGAAGCTTTTTTTGTAGCTCTAACAATTGTTCAATTGATCTACTACCAATGTCTTCCAAGATGCTGATGCTTCCAAAATTTTCCCAATTAGAGTAGACAATGTGCCTGGCCAAAGTCGTCTTACCAATTCCTCCCATGCCCCAAACTGCTAGTATTTGGGCACGGGATCTTTCGAACCAATAATCGACCTCCTTATGCCAAGTATCCATCCCTACTAGATTGGCTTTAAGATAAACTTTTTTGAGATCAAGCTTTTTCTCAATGATGCCAACAATGTTTTCCAAAAACTTTGTTTCAGAGCTGCAAACACAGCAAGCTTTGTTGAAACAAACTAATAAAGTCTTTTAACAAATACTCGTATTACTTAATTAACTATCTATTATTTATACCTATATTTACAAAAGAGGTGGTCTAGGGTCTCCTTTTCGGCTTTCACTTCGCTTTGCCGTTGAGAATTTTTTCAAGGGTTTCCGTAGGCTTACAGGCAGCCTCTCTATCTcaaggttgtctacatcttaactcATTATACCCCGCTTATGCCGGCATTGAGTACTTCTATTGTTGTTATTTATAAAAGAGGAGGGTATTTTAGGAATTTTCTTGTCAAACTAGATTGGGTATAACTACCTCAAAATctcattgtaaatttgtaatagGTAAGAAATCATTTTGCAAATTCACACAATTAATCGATTCAGATAACCTTTCAcatttttcacacactaaccTTAAATCCTTCATTAATCGATCCtaaaagtggtatcagagcctagGGGAGTATATTTAAGCTACAATATCATgtttttggagttgattttgatccTTTTCAGCTGCGTTTGATTCGGTTATGTGATTACAAGAGGATTAAATCGTGATTTCAGAGTGGGAAGTGGTGCTGGAATTGAACATATTTCAACTCGGTAATATCCTATCGAATTTCTAGCTGTGATTTCATATAAATTTGGATAATAATCTGTTTTtacttgattttttatttatgaattttCAACAACATGAGTGCTTAATTCTGATTTAAATTGCTTAAATTGATGAATAATTGTTGCTTCTGTTACGATGTGACTCGGTAAGCTAGGAGCTATATTCAGTTGAGTCTTTGTTACATTTGATTGTCGATTTGAGCTGAAAGTTTGTTTGTATAATTGTTACTCGTATAGCAATTCATTTATTTTGGATTAGTATTTGGATGAATTCATTACATAAATGGCTGAACtttgattgaagaaaaaaatgcATAGAacatgtttgatgaaatgcctgagTGAAAGTTTGCTTGATGAATATGACCTTGATATTACTTGTTTATTGCTCGGTAGTACCTGCTTATTGGCTCTGTTCTTTGCTGGTAAATTAATTTATCTTAGTAGTTTAACTCGGTTACAAGCTCACTAGGTTTGCTGGGTACTAGATCAGTATATGCTTG
This genomic window contains:
- the LOC122601012 gene encoding disease resistance protein RPV1-like; its protein translation is MASTSSNTSPVSNNNVCRYDVFLSFRGETRNAFTDHLYKALVDVGLTPFRDNDDIDRGEDLKPEIERGIRESRASIVVLSKNYATSRWCLDELSLILEQATKLRHFVLPIFYHVYPSHDKNQEESFQINVIPDDTKWTEDNVERWKAALTKVSNMHGEVLNGSETKFLENIVGIIEKKLDLKKVYLKANLVGMDTWHKEVDYWFERSRAQILAVWGMGGIGKTTLARHIVYSNWENFGSISILEDIGSRSIEQLLELQKKLLGDIFQGKKKKIPSVWQGTRKIENALQTEKALIVLDNIVEPSHLFELLGTGIETQCKIIITTKQSNPHKWFDQLTSWRCQELEMKSLDKNNSLELLRHHAFGSKVPEGYDHLVDKALSYCGGNPLALEVLGASLSRKNKQFWDSRLTSFEKELHARILDVLIGSYESLPLHSHRSLFLHIACFFVGKDRDYVEKILEPDYSALSGIETLFESCLLSVSPNKKLMMHRMLQEMARTIVYKESPENPAKRSRVWKDEDSYDILKKGKGSRKIEGLALDMNLLNQGIEQHAYKSSDLTTESFKKMEKLKLLQLSWVGLTGPYENISQQLRWLCWIGFGLRAIPSNLCMENLVAIDMSYSCLEEFEPPGELPSLKILNLRSSKDLREIRNIYRLRFLEILILWDCRSLTHVTLGGLTRLAILNLTGCEKLCTREKLSPLVSQEGLFQTKKQKVSQEGSSLHAINSSQQASFLLPQSLERVYLMNCNVSHTDYFPLTFNDQPHLVYLNLVNSPFEFLPSYNYLKRLRVLDVSGCSDLKELRRLPSTLAELYIYYCNSLNTVTFESQRFPLQEFGYEGCVNLFEVEGLFKLMPVTNLEESDLKHMTWLREYQDLKVCLVGDVELTEGRSPCVQMLYEYNIMSTSLPHIKNSYMMTDTDYMYTSQSTLLSFKVPTRPEHERLEGLIITFQYTAHGEDWVWFVKISTSSGVNLMYNPRVFGKPNEVGMWSSYWPIGKALQIEETVIVSIVVIKGNLSIHWCGASLVYTDEAANEALQENKECVAILGEDLSEFQLTTGAYYLCRRDLFQLMEAGKLTPDWFGILVDYKIDYTGMYFC